The following is a genomic window from uncultured Fibrobacter sp..
CTATACTTCCGGGACTTGAATAGGTATCCTACGCTGACTCCGCAGGAGGAATCGGCGTTGTTGAAGATCATCAAGACTGGAGAGACGGAAGAGATTCGCAAGTCCGCACTGCAACGCCTTATCCGAGGCAATTTGCGGTTTGTGGTCAGCGTTGCGCGCAAGTACCAGGGCCGCGGTCTTTCCCTTTTGGATTTGATTAACGAAGGCAACCTTGGCCTTTTCAAGGCGGCCAAGCGTTTTGATATGGACAAGGATGTCAAGTTCATCAGCTACGCCGTGTGGTGGATTCGCCAGTCCATCCAGAAGGCGCTGTTTGAACAGGTGGGTGCGGTCCGCATTCCGCCGAACAAGCTTGCCTTGGTGAACCGCTTCAAGCGTGCCTTGATGCAGAACGGCGGTGACTACGAAAAGACCATCGCGATGGAAGAATTTGCCCCGTATGAGAGGGATATCGTCGAGGTTATGGAAAAAATCGTCGACATTTCTTTGGACGCCCCGATCGGCGACGATGCCGGTGGTGGCTCCAGCAGTGCGGATTCGGTGAGCACCCTCATGGATGTGCTCGGTTCCGACGGCAACCAGGACGAGGACCTCGAGCGCGACGAGCGCCGCAAGCTCATCCAGGAGACGCTGTCGTCCTTGCCACAGCGCGAAGAAGAAATCCTCCGCATGTTCTACGGCCTGGATACCATTGAGGATACGACTCTCAAGGATATTGGCGAAGACCTGAAACTCAGCCGCGAGCGGGTACGCCAGATAAAGAACAAGACCCTCCGTAAATTGCAAAAGAGCAAAGAGCATAAAGAAAAACTCGTGGACTTCCTGGAGCTGTAATGTCTACTCCGTCGGCATTTGCCCGAAGGGCTGCCTACTTATTCCTGGTTATGTGTGTCGGCGCGGCAATCGCGTTCGTTGGCTATTACTTTTTCGACATCTACGGCCCGTCCAAGGTCACGGTCGAAGGAGTCCCCTTCGGGCTCCCGGCTGGCACGTCTTTGATGCTGGGTGATACCCCGGATTTCCAGAAGGGCGTGTCTTCGCTCCCCGTCCAGACGCAGGC
Proteins encoded in this region:
- a CDS encoding RNA polymerase sigma factor RpoD/SigA codes for the protein MSDFNEALYFRDLNRYPTLTPQEESALLKIIKTGETEEIRKSALQRLIRGNLRFVVSVARKYQGRGLSLLDLINEGNLGLFKAAKRFDMDKDVKFISYAVWWIRQSIQKALFEQVGAVRIPPNKLALVNRFKRALMQNGGDYEKTIAMEEFAPYERDIVEVMEKIVDISLDAPIGDDAGGGSSSADSVSTLMDVLGSDGNQDEDLERDERRKLIQETLSSLPQREEEILRMFYGLDTIEDTTLKDIGEDLKLSRERVRQIKNKTLRKLQKSKEHKEKLVDFLEL